The Henckelia pumila isolate YLH828 chromosome 2, ASM3356847v2, whole genome shotgun sequence genome includes a window with the following:
- the LOC140882634 gene encoding large ribosomal subunit protein eL20y-like has protein sequence MAIYKFHQYQVVGRALPTETEEHPKIYRMKLWATNEVRAKSKFWYFLRKLKKVKKSNGQVLAINEIFEKNPTTIKNYGIWLRYQSRTGYHNMYKEYRDTTLNGAVEQMYTEMASRHRVRHHCIQIIKTATIPAKLCKRESTKQFHDSKIKFPLVFRKVRPPTRKLKTTYKATRPNLFM, from the exons ATGGCGATTTACAAG TTCCATCAATACCAGGTGGTGGGGAGAGCTCTGCCGACGGAGACGGAGGAGCACCCGAAGATCTATCGCATGAAGCTGTGGGCCACCAACGAAGTCCGCGCCAAGTCCAAATTTTG GTACTTTTTGAGAAAGCTTAAGAAGGTGAAGAAGAGCAACGGTCAGGTTCTCGCCATTAACGAG ATTTTTGAGAAGAACCCAACCACAATCAAGAACTATGGAATTTGGTTGCGATACCAAAGCAGGACTGGTTATCACAATATGTACAAAGAGTACCGCGACACAACATTGAATGGGGCTGTAGAGCAGATGTACACTGAGATGGCATCTCGGCACAGGGTCCGCCATCACTGTATTCAAATTATAAAGACGGCCACCATCCCGGCAAAGCTTTGCAAGAGGGAGAGCACCAAACAGTTCCATGACTCCAAGATTAAATTCCCATTGGTGTTTAGGAAGGTCAGGCCACCCACCAGGAAACTGAAGACGACGTACAAGGCAACCAGGCCAAACTTATTTATGTAA